A portion of the Mycobacterium paraseoulense genome contains these proteins:
- a CDS encoding TetR/AcrR family transcriptional regulator, which yields MVRPAQTVRSERTREALIQAAMVRFLGQGVEETSAEQIAADAGVSLRTFYRHFKSKHDLLFADYTGLNWFRAALDARPDTEAIIDSVQSAIFSFPYDVEAVAKIAALRGGELDPGRIVRHMQEVQGDFADAIQEQLRRRSCAARETQDARLRAAVTARCIAAGVFGAMEFWMLGGDRSLGELARMCHAALESLRAGITDAWVTQAD from the coding sequence ATGGTCAGGCCGGCGCAGACGGTGCGCAGCGAGCGCACCCGGGAGGCGCTGATCCAGGCCGCCATGGTGCGATTCCTGGGCCAGGGTGTCGAGGAGACCTCGGCCGAGCAGATCGCTGCGGACGCCGGGGTGTCGCTCCGGACGTTCTATCGGCACTTCAAGTCCAAGCATGACCTGTTGTTTGCCGACTACACCGGACTGAACTGGTTTCGCGCCGCCTTGGATGCCAGGCCCGATACCGAAGCGATCATCGATTCGGTGCAGTCGGCCATCTTCTCGTTTCCGTATGACGTTGAGGCCGTGGCGAAAATCGCTGCTCTACGCGGTGGCGAGCTCGACCCGGGCCGCATCGTGCGCCATATGCAGGAAGTCCAGGGCGACTTCGCCGATGCCATCCAGGAGCAGTTGCGCCGGCGTAGCTGTGCGGCGCGCGAGACGCAGGACGCGCGGTTGCGCGCCGCGGTGACCGCGCGCTGCATCGCCGCCGGCGTCTTCGGCGCGATGGAGTTCTGGATGCTCGGGGGGGATCGATCGCTGGGCGAGCTGGCGCGCATGTGCCACGCGGCGCTGGAGTCCCTGCGGGCGGGCATCACCGACGCCTGGGTCACGCAAGCCGACTAA
- a CDS encoding metallopeptidase family protein encodes MPARMDPQRFDELVSDALDLIPPELAAAMDNVVVLVEDRHPEEGELLGLYEGVALTERDSDYAGSLPDAITIYREALLDVCESDEDVVEEVAITVIHEIAHHFGIDDARLEELGWA; translated from the coding sequence GTGCCCGCGCGGATGGATCCGCAGCGGTTCGACGAACTGGTTTCCGACGCGCTCGACCTGATCCCGCCCGAGCTGGCGGCGGCGATGGACAACGTCGTCGTTCTGGTCGAGGACCGCCACCCCGAGGAGGGGGAGCTGCTCGGACTGTACGAGGGCGTCGCCCTGACCGAGCGGGATTCCGACTACGCCGGATCACTGCCCGACGCGATCACCATCTACCGCGAGGCGCTGCTGGACGTCTGCGAATCCGACGAAGACGTCGTGGAGGAAGTGGCGATCACGGTGATCCACGAGATCGCCCACCACTTCGGCATCGACGACGCCCGGCTGGAAGAACTGGGCTGGGCCTGA
- a CDS encoding AraC family transcriptional regulator has translation MSEIGHHRLVTSSQALPPGARIQRHRHPLHQIVYPSSGAVSVTTPAGTWITPANRAIWIPAGCWHEHKFHGHTQFHAVALDPSRYRRGPAAPAVLAVNPLMRELMIACSQTDGTDTDEHHRMLAVLHDQLQATSVGEPLWIPTPVDGRLSEACALIAGNLREPLTLQQIGHRIGISPRTLSRLFRDELAMTFPQWRTQLRLQHALVLLAERRDVTSVASECGWATPSAFIDTYRRAFGHTPGRLTPKTP, from the coding sequence ATGTCGGAAATCGGCCATCATCGCTTGGTGACGTCGTCACAGGCGCTGCCGCCGGGAGCCCGCATCCAGCGGCACCGACATCCCTTGCATCAGATCGTCTACCCGTCCTCGGGCGCGGTCTCGGTCACCACCCCGGCGGGAACCTGGATCACGCCCGCGAATCGGGCGATCTGGATACCGGCGGGCTGCTGGCACGAACATAAGTTCCACGGCCACACGCAGTTTCACGCCGTCGCACTGGACCCAAGCCGGTACCGTCGCGGCCCGGCGGCGCCGGCCGTGCTGGCGGTCAACCCATTGATGCGCGAACTCATGATCGCGTGTTCGCAGACCGACGGAACCGACACGGACGAGCACCACCGGATGCTGGCCGTGTTGCACGATCAGTTGCAGGCGACCAGCGTCGGCGAGCCGCTGTGGATTCCCACACCCGTCGACGGCCGGCTGTCCGAAGCGTGCGCGTTGATCGCCGGCAACCTGCGCGAGCCGCTGACGTTGCAGCAGATCGGTCACCGGATCGGTATCAGCCCGCGCACGCTGAGCCGCCTGTTCCGCGACGAGCTGGCGATGACCTTCCCGCAGTGGCGCACCCAGCTCCGGTTGCAGCATGCCCTGGTGCTGCTGGCCGAGCGCCGAGATGTCACGTCGGTGGCGTCCGAATGTGGTTGGGCCACACCGAGTGCCTTCATCGACACCTATCGGCGCGCCTTCGGCCACACCCCGGGCCGGCTGACGCCGAAGACACCCTAG
- a CDS encoding DUF2834 domain-containing protein — protein MVSLLVHAVLGLSVIGWIVAANSKVFARPAGGPLFSPLECVYYLVGIASVALGWYFNITYVSQYSHGSTNPLWGEHGSWAEYIRLMFTNPAASSASQDYTIANVVLLPLFTIVDGYRRGLRHPWLYFVSSLFTSFAFAFAFYFATMERQRRHEQARETVDA, from the coding sequence ATGGTCTCGCTTCTTGTGCATGCAGTTCTCGGGCTCAGCGTCATCGGCTGGATCGTCGCCGCGAACTCGAAGGTCTTCGCCCGACCCGCCGGGGGCCCGTTGTTCTCCCCGCTGGAGTGCGTCTACTACCTGGTCGGGATCGCGTCGGTCGCGCTGGGCTGGTACTTCAACATCACCTACGTCTCGCAGTATTCGCACGGGTCCACCAACCCGCTGTGGGGCGAGCACGGCAGCTGGGCCGAGTACATCAGGCTGATGTTCACCAACCCGGCCGCGTCCTCCGCCAGCCAGGACTACACGATCGCGAATGTCGTTCTGCTGCCGCTGTTTACGATCGTGGACGGTTACCGCCGCGGGCTGCGGCACCCGTGGCTGTACTTCGTGTCCAGCCTCTTCACCAGCTTCGCGTTCGCGTTCGCCTTCTACTTCGCCACCATGGAGCGGCAGCGCCGGCACGAGCAGGCCCGCGAGACGGTGGACGCCTAG
- a CDS encoding phytoene desaturase family protein, whose product MTDYDAIVIGAGHNGLAAAVVLQKAGLRTVCLDSKLYAGGMASTVELFDGYRFEIAGSVQFPTSMVVVEELGLDTLPTIDLEVMSVAVRGVGDDPLIQYSDPIKLFTHLNEVHGADAVNGMAGLMAWSQAPTRALGRFEAGTEPKTFDEMYACATNEFERSAIDEMLFGSVTDVLDRYLPDREKHGALRGSMTVLAVNTLYRGPATPGSAAALAFGLGVPDGDTMQMKKLRGGIGALTSHLCKLLESHGGEVRLRSQVTEILVDDSQPGGRVSGVRTEGGETLTAPIVVSGIAPDVTLNELIDPALLPGDIRERYARTDHRGSYLQMHFALEEAPEFVAPYESLNDPAMQASIGLFCTPEEVQQQWEDCRRGIVPADPTVVLQIPTQNDPDLAPAGKHAASAFALWFPIEGGVDYGAAKVEMGQRVIDKITRLAPNFERSITRHTTFTPRHMGVMFGAPGGDYCHGLLNPDQIGPNRPGPRGFRGQPIPIEGLYLGSAGCHGGPGITFIPGYNAARQALADRTA is encoded by the coding sequence ATGACTGACTATGACGCGATAGTTATCGGTGCCGGGCACAACGGTCTGGCCGCCGCGGTGGTGCTGCAGAAGGCCGGGCTGCGGACGGTGTGTCTGGATTCCAAGCTCTACGCCGGTGGAATGGCTTCCACGGTGGAGCTTTTCGACGGGTACCGGTTCGAGATCGCCGGCTCGGTGCAGTTCCCCACCTCGATGGTGGTCGTCGAGGAACTCGGCCTGGACACCCTGCCGACGATCGACCTCGAGGTGATGTCGGTGGCGGTGCGCGGCGTCGGCGACGACCCGCTGATCCAGTACAGCGACCCCATCAAGTTGTTCACCCATCTCAACGAGGTGCACGGGGCGGACGCCGTCAACGGGATGGCGGGGCTGATGGCCTGGAGCCAGGCGCCCACCCGGGCGCTGGGCCGGTTCGAGGCCGGAACCGAGCCCAAGACGTTCGACGAGATGTACGCCTGTGCGACAAACGAATTCGAACGTTCAGCTATCGACGAGATGCTGTTCGGCTCGGTCACCGACGTTCTGGACCGCTACCTTCCCGACCGCGAGAAGCACGGTGCGCTGCGCGGTTCGATGACCGTGCTGGCCGTCAACACCCTCTATCGCGGTCCCGCTACGCCGGGCAGCGCGGCCGCGCTGGCCTTCGGGCTGGGCGTCCCCGACGGGGATACCATGCAGATGAAGAAGCTGCGCGGCGGCATCGGGGCACTCACCTCGCACCTGTGCAAACTGCTGGAGAGCCACGGCGGCGAAGTCCGGCTGCGAAGCCAGGTGACCGAGATCCTGGTCGACGATTCCCAGCCCGGAGGGCGGGTGAGTGGGGTCCGCACCGAGGGGGGCGAGACCTTGACCGCCCCGATCGTCGTTTCCGGCATCGCGCCCGACGTCACCCTCAACGAACTGATCGACCCGGCTCTGCTGCCCGGCGACATTCGGGAGCGCTATGCGCGCACCGACCACCGCGGCAGTTATCTGCAGATGCACTTCGCGCTGGAGGAGGCGCCGGAGTTCGTCGCGCCCTACGAGTCGCTCAACGACCCGGCCATGCAGGCATCGATCGGCCTGTTCTGCACGCCGGAGGAAGTCCAGCAGCAATGGGAGGACTGCCGCCGCGGGATCGTCCCGGCGGACCCGACCGTGGTGCTGCAGATTCCCACGCAGAACGATCCGGACCTGGCGCCCGCGGGCAAGCACGCCGCCTCGGCGTTCGCGTTGTGGTTCCCGATTGAGGGCGGCGTCGATTACGGCGCCGCGAAGGTCGAAATGGGGCAGCGGGTGATCGACAAGATCACGCGCCTGGCGCCGAACTTCGAGCGCAGCATCACCCGGCACACCACCTTCACGCCCAGGCACATGGGCGTGATGTTCGGCGCCCCCGGGGGCGACTACTGCCACGGGTTGCTGAACCCCGACCAGATCGGCCCGAATCGGCCCGGTCCGAGAGGTTTTCGCGGTCAGCCGATTCCGATCGAGGGCCTGTACCTGGGCAGCGCGGGCTGCCACGGCGGACCGGGCATCACGTTCATTCCCGGCTACAACGCGGCCCGGCAGGCGCTCGCCGACCGCACGGCCTAG
- the serS gene encoding serine--tRNA ligase, producing the protein MIDLKLLRENPDVVRRSQTSRGEDPTLVDTLLAADAARRAAISSADALRAEQKSASKSVGSASPEERPAKLARAKELAEQVKAAQSEQAEAEAALTAAHMAISNVVIDGVPAGGEDDYRVLEVVGEPAAIENPKDHLELGESLGLIDMQRGAKVSGSRFYFLTGRGALLQLGLLQLALRLAVENGFIPMIPPVLVRPEVMAGTGFLGAHADEIYRVDADDLYLVGTSEVPLAGYHADEILDLSGGPLRYAGWSSCFRREAGSYGKDTRGIIRVHQFDKVEGFVYCTPAEAEAEHERLLGWQREMLARIEVPYRVIDVAAGDLGSSAARKFDCEAWVPTQGAYRELTSTSNCTTFQARRLATRYRDSGGKPQTAATLNGTLGTTRWLVAILENHQRPDGSVRVPEALVPFVGTELLEPVATIG; encoded by the coding sequence GTGATCGACCTGAAGCTGCTCCGCGAGAACCCCGACGTCGTACGCAGGTCGCAGACCAGTCGAGGCGAGGATCCGACCTTGGTTGACACGCTGCTGGCGGCCGACGCCGCCCGCCGGGCGGCGATCTCGTCGGCCGACGCGCTGCGCGCCGAACAGAAATCCGCCAGCAAGAGCGTCGGCTCCGCGTCGCCCGAGGAGCGCCCGGCCAAGCTGGCGCGCGCCAAGGAGCTGGCCGAGCAGGTCAAGGCCGCCCAGAGCGAGCAGGCCGAGGCCGAGGCGGCGCTCACGGCGGCGCACATGGCGATCTCCAACGTCGTCATCGACGGGGTGCCCGCCGGCGGGGAGGACGACTACCGCGTCCTGGAGGTCGTGGGCGAACCCGCTGCGATCGAGAACCCGAAGGACCACCTCGAACTCGGCGAATCACTGGGCCTCATCGACATGCAGCGCGGCGCCAAGGTGTCCGGGTCGCGCTTCTACTTTCTGACCGGCCGGGGCGCGCTGCTGCAGCTGGGGCTGCTCCAGCTGGCCTTGCGGCTGGCCGTCGAGAACGGCTTCATCCCGATGATCCCGCCGGTGCTGGTGCGCCCGGAGGTGATGGCCGGCACCGGGTTCCTCGGCGCGCACGCCGACGAGATCTACCGGGTCGACGCCGACGACCTCTACCTGGTCGGCACCTCCGAGGTGCCACTGGCCGGTTACCACGCCGACGAGATCCTGGACCTGTCCGGTGGGCCGCTGCGTTACGCGGGCTGGTCGTCGTGCTTCCGGCGGGAGGCCGGCAGCTACGGCAAGGACACCCGCGGCATCATCCGGGTGCACCAGTTCGACAAGGTGGAGGGGTTCGTCTACTGCACCCCCGCGGAGGCCGAGGCCGAGCACGAGCGGCTCTTGGGTTGGCAACGCGAGATGCTGGCCCGCATCGAGGTGCCTTATCGGGTGATCGACGTCGCGGCGGGCGATCTCGGGTCGTCGGCCGCCCGCAAATTCGACTGCGAGGCATGGGTTCCCACCCAGGGCGCCTACCGCGAGCTGACGTCGACGTCGAACTGCACGACCTTCCAGGCGCGCCGGCTGGCGACGCGCTACCGCGACTCGGGCGGCAAGCCCCAGACCGCGGCCACCCTCAACGGGACGCTGGGCACCACCCGGTGGCTGGTGGCGATCCTGGAAAACCACCAACGCCCCGACGGCAGCGTGCGCGTTCCGGAGGCGCTGGTGCCGTTCGTCGGCACCGAGCTGCTCGAGCCGGTCGCCACCATTGGCTAG
- a CDS encoding carboxymuconolactone decarboxylase family protein: protein MVTEIVTPRIGGLEPPYEPSVAAQLQKMMPPNVPPIALFRVVVRNMPMAEAMTLWGGYELSRKLSLSLRDREIVIDRTCARCGCEYEWGVHVAFFAEKARLDREQVRSLTHGGADDPCWSAGRDRLLVRAVDSLCDRRDIDDALWTALRTEFDEREILDLTMLCGWYHAISFTARAARVPLEAGSPTFGGIGR from the coding sequence ATGGTTACGGAAATAGTAACGCCTCGCATCGGTGGCCTCGAACCGCCGTACGAGCCCTCGGTGGCGGCGCAACTGCAAAAGATGATGCCGCCGAACGTGCCGCCCATCGCCCTGTTTCGCGTCGTGGTGCGCAACATGCCCATGGCCGAGGCCATGACGCTCTGGGGCGGCTACGAGCTGAGCCGCAAGTTGTCGCTGTCCCTTCGCGATCGCGAGATCGTCATCGACCGCACCTGCGCTCGCTGCGGCTGTGAATACGAATGGGGCGTGCACGTCGCGTTTTTCGCGGAGAAGGCGCGCCTCGACCGCGAGCAGGTCCGCTCCTTGACCCACGGCGGCGCCGACGATCCCTGCTGGAGCGCCGGCCGAGATCGGCTCCTGGTCCGCGCCGTGGATTCGCTCTGCGACCGTCGCGACATCGACGATGCCCTCTGGACGGCGCTGCGCACCGAGTTCGACGAACGCGAGATTCTCGACCTCACGATGCTGTGCGGGTGGTATCACGCGATCAGCTTCACCGCACGCGCCGCCCGGGTGCCGCTCGAGGCGGGCAGCCCCACGTTCGGCGGCATCGGTCGCTGA
- a CDS encoding winged helix-turn-helix transcriptional regulator, producing MAALDLLGRRWALRILWELRDGPLGARSLRERCDGMSPSVLYDRLGDLTGAGLVVQRDDQCYELSEAGLSLGEALNPLDQWARRWAERT from the coding sequence ATGGCGGCCCTCGATCTCCTGGGGCGGCGCTGGGCGTTGCGGATCCTGTGGGAGCTTCGCGACGGTCCGCTGGGAGCGCGGTCCTTGCGGGAGCGCTGCGACGGCATGTCTCCCAGCGTTCTGTATGACCGTCTCGGCGACCTGACAGGCGCGGGCCTGGTCGTCCAGCGGGACGACCAGTGTTACGAGCTCAGTGAGGCCGGCCTGTCGCTGGGCGAGGCCCTAAATCCCCTGGACCAGTGGGCCCGTCGCTGGGCGGAGCGAACCTAG
- a CDS encoding histidine phosphatase family protein: protein MTGRLVLLRHGQSYGNVERRLDTRPPGAELTPLGRDQARAFARRAGRPSLLAHSVAIRASQTAGVIGGELRMSAVEVAGVHEVQVGGLENRKDDDAVAEFNEVYRRWHHGDLDVPLPGGETGNDVLDRYVPVLTDLRLRYLDDHDWTGDIVVVSHGAAIRLAAAVLAGVDAGFALDNHIDNAESVVLAPITDGRWSCVRWGTLTPPFYPETEATPVADAVHSSTDPMG from the coding sequence ATGACGGGCCGACTGGTGCTCCTGCGACACGGCCAGTCCTACGGCAACGTCGAGCGCAGGCTGGACACCCGCCCACCCGGGGCGGAACTGACGCCGCTGGGCCGCGACCAGGCCCGCGCCTTCGCCCGCCGGGCGGGACGGCCCTCGCTGCTGGCCCATTCGGTGGCGATCCGGGCGTCGCAGACGGCCGGGGTGATCGGCGGCGAGCTGCGGATGTCCGCCGTCGAGGTGGCCGGCGTTCACGAAGTTCAGGTCGGCGGGCTGGAAAATCGCAAAGACGACGACGCGGTCGCGGAGTTCAACGAGGTCTACCGGCGATGGCATCACGGTGACCTCGATGTCCCGCTGCCCGGCGGGGAAACCGGCAACGACGTGCTGGACCGCTACGTGCCGGTGCTCACCGACCTGCGGCTGCGCTACCTCGATGACCACGACTGGACCGGCGACATCGTCGTTGTCAGCCATGGCGCCGCCATCCGCCTGGCCGCCGCGGTGCTGGCCGGTGTGGACGCCGGCTTTGCGCTGGACAATCACATCGACAACGCCGAATCCGTGGTGCTGGCGCCGATCACCGACGGACGGTGGAGCTGCGTGCGGTGGGGGACCCTGACGCCGCCGTTCTATCCGGAGACCGAGGCAACCCCGGTCGCGGACGCGGTGCACTCGAGCACCGACCCGATGGGCTGA
- a CDS encoding condensation domain-containing protein, with protein MRIGPLDVSTVDEWAPAPGRLFSWHPSPAARAKALEAPVSAVPPSYVQARHLRSLREQAARGLDHSRLLIASVEVSGRCDLRAMTYVINAHLRRHDTYRSWFQYRDADHIVRRTVADPADIEFEPTEHGELTSAQLQEHIVATPDSLQWDCFSFGVIQRPDRFTFYASIDHLHADGQFVGMGLIEFQTMYAELIAGNPPVELPPAGDYADYCLRQREYTEALTVESPEVRAWIDFAELNDGTFPAFPLPLGDVPYGGDLLGVTLLDEDQTHRFETACVAAGARFVGGMFACLALAVHELTGAGTYFAITPKDTRSTPADLTTQGWFTGQIPITVPVAGASFNDMARRAQASFDDGSDLARVPFERVVELAPSLRRPPPLFSLVNFFDAQASPLSMMTKLFDGLTVGAHSDGRVTYPLSTMVGRFDETAASVLFPNHPEARNNVTRYLGAIKSVCVRIADGGAAERARNVADRHRQAAH; from the coding sequence GTGCGGATCGGCCCATTGGATGTCTCAACGGTCGACGAATGGGCGCCGGCGCCGGGCAGGTTGTTCTCGTGGCACCCGTCGCCCGCCGCCCGCGCCAAGGCCCTCGAAGCGCCGGTAAGCGCCGTGCCCCCCAGCTACGTCCAGGCCCGGCACCTGCGCAGCCTGCGTGAACAGGCCGCCCGCGGCCTGGATCATTCGCGGCTGTTGATCGCGTCCGTCGAGGTGTCGGGCCGCTGCGATCTGCGCGCCATGACCTACGTCATCAACGCACACCTGCGCCGGCACGACACCTACCGCAGTTGGTTTCAGTATCGCGACGCCGACCACATCGTGCGGCGCACCGTCGCCGACCCCGCCGACATCGAGTTCGAGCCCACCGAACACGGCGAGCTGACCAGTGCGCAGCTGCAGGAGCACATCGTGGCCACCCCCGATTCACTGCAGTGGGATTGCTTCAGCTTCGGGGTGATTCAGCGCCCGGACCGTTTCACGTTCTATGCGAGCATCGATCACCTGCACGCCGACGGCCAGTTCGTCGGGATGGGCCTCATCGAGTTCCAGACGATGTACGCCGAGCTGATCGCGGGAAACCCACCGGTCGAACTGCCCCCTGCCGGCGACTACGCCGACTACTGCCTGCGGCAGCGCGAGTACACCGAGGCGCTGACCGTCGAGTCGCCGGAGGTGCGTGCCTGGATCGACTTCGCCGAACTCAACGACGGGACGTTCCCGGCGTTCCCGCTCCCCCTCGGCGACGTCCCCTATGGCGGCGATCTGCTGGGCGTGACCCTGCTGGACGAGGATCAAACGCATCGATTCGAAACGGCCTGTGTGGCCGCCGGTGCCCGTTTCGTCGGGGGCATGTTCGCGTGCCTCGCCCTGGCCGTTCACGAGTTGACCGGCGCGGGGACCTATTTCGCCATCACCCCGAAAGACACCCGCAGCACCCCGGCCGACCTCACGACGCAGGGTTGGTTCACCGGACAGATCCCGATCACCGTTCCGGTCGCCGGGGCGTCGTTCAACGACATGGCCAGAAGGGCGCAGGCGTCGTTCGATGACGGTTCGGACCTGGCGCGGGTGCCCTTCGAGCGGGTCGTGGAATTGGCGCCGTCGCTGCGCAGGCCCCCGCCGTTGTTCTCGCTGGTGAATTTCTTTGACGCGCAGGCCAGTCCGCTGTCGATGATGACCAAGTTGTTCGACGGCCTGACCGTCGGTGCGCACAGTGACGGCCGGGTCACCTACCCGCTGAGCACGATGGTGGGGCGGTTCGACGAGACGGCGGCGAGCGTGCTGTTCCCCAACCATCCCGAGGCCCGAAATAACGTCACCCGGTACCTGGGTGCCATAAAATCCGTGTGCGTCCGCATCGCCGACGGCGGGGCGGCGGAGCGTGCGCGTAACGTCGCCGACCGCCACCGGCAGGCGGCGCACTGA
- a CDS encoding septum formation family protein — MDPMSQAPETEAAEADARTAAPEQPHAGFRWPRSLQAQATRRALLLTALGGLLIAGLVTALPVGGTGPGRLSGYLNGNPVPTTGSRSDAAFNKAASGDCLMWPDSTPESARIVNCVDDHKFEVAESVDMRTFPGSEYGPDAAPPSPARIQQITQEQCESAVRNYLGPKFDPNSKFTVSLLWPGDRAWRQSGERRMLCGLQLPGTNNQQQAFKGKVADVDQSKVWPAGTCLGIDPTTNQPIDAPVECAAPHAMEVTGTVNLAEKFPGALPAEPDQDGFIKDQCTKMTDAYLAPVKLRTTTLTLIYPTVPLASWAAGSREVACSIGATLGNGGWATLVNSAKGQLLINGQPPVPPPDIPEERLTLPPIPLQVPAQAPSPQASSPPEIPPNNQHLPGQQPVVTPPQAPASDSPAPQAPPPADAGAPQQAPPPADGGAPPPANPAPEAPPAAQPGG, encoded by the coding sequence ATGGACCCGATGTCGCAAGCGCCCGAGACGGAAGCCGCGGAGGCTGACGCCCGCACCGCCGCGCCGGAACAGCCGCACGCCGGCTTCCGGTGGCCGCGCAGTCTGCAGGCGCAGGCCACCCGCCGTGCCCTGCTGCTGACAGCGCTCGGCGGCCTGCTGATCGCCGGGCTCGTCACCGCGTTGCCGGTCGGCGGCACCGGGCCGGGACGGTTGTCCGGGTATCTCAACGGCAACCCCGTGCCCACCACCGGAAGCCGGAGCGACGCCGCGTTCAACAAGGCCGCCAGCGGTGACTGCCTGATGTGGCCGGACAGCACCCCCGAGTCGGCGAGGATCGTCAACTGCGTCGACGACCACAAGTTCGAAGTCGCCGAATCCGTCGACATGCGGACGTTCCCGGGCTCCGAGTACGGCCCCGACGCCGCTCCCCCGTCGCCGGCTCGCATCCAGCAGATCACCCAGGAGCAGTGCGAGTCCGCCGTGCGCAACTACCTGGGCCCCAAGTTCGATCCCAACAGCAAGTTCACCGTCAGCCTGCTGTGGCCAGGTGACCGGGCCTGGCGCCAGTCGGGCGAGCGCCGCATGCTGTGCGGTCTGCAGCTGCCCGGCACCAACAACCAGCAGCAGGCCTTCAAGGGCAAGGTCGCCGACGTCGACCAGTCCAAGGTCTGGCCGGCGGGCACCTGCTTGGGCATCGACCCGACCACCAACCAGCCGATCGACGCTCCGGTCGAGTGCGCGGCGCCGCACGCGATGGAGGTGACCGGCACGGTGAACCTGGCCGAGAAGTTCCCCGGCGCGCTGCCGGCGGAGCCCGACCAGGACGGCTTCATCAAGGATCAGTGCACCAAGATGACGGACGCCTACCTGGCGCCGGTCAAGTTGCGCACCACGACACTGACGCTGATCTATCCGACCGTTCCGCTGGCCAGCTGGGCGGCTGGCAGCCGGGAGGTCGCATGCAGCATCGGCGCGACCCTGGGCAACGGCGGCTGGGCCACCCTGGTCAACAGCGCCAAGGGCCAGCTGCTGATCAACGGCCAGCCGCCGGTGCCGCCGCCCGACATTCCCGAGGAGCGGCTCACGCTGCCGCCGATACCGCTCCAGGTGCCGGCCCAGGCGCCGTCGCCGCAGGCCAGCTCGCCGCCGGAGATCCCGCCGAACAATCAGCACCTTCCGGGGCAGCAGCCGGTGGTCACCCCGCCCCAGGCGCCGGCCTCCGACTCCCCGGCCCCGCAGGCGCCACCCCCCGCGGATGCCGGGGCGCCGCAGCAGGCCCCGCCCCCCGCGGACGGTGGAGCGCCGCCGCCGGCCAATCCGGCGCCGGAGGCACCGCCCGCGGCGCAACCCGGGGGGTAG
- a CDS encoding class I SAM-dependent methyltransferase codes for MAMNLLHRRRCSSAGWEKAVAHQLLPWALDGVELGSRTLEIGPGYGATTRALLDRADSLTAVEVDAAMADRLQRRYGDRARIIHGDGTDTGLPTDHFTSVVCFTMLHHVPSADLQDRLFAEAFRVLQPGGAFAGSDGVPSLTFRLLHIADTYNPIEPKHLGARLRNAGFADVQIDSSGGRQRWRAIKPT; via the coding sequence ATGGCGATGAATCTCTTGCACCGGCGCCGGTGTAGCTCGGCGGGCTGGGAGAAAGCGGTGGCCCATCAGCTGTTGCCCTGGGCGCTGGACGGCGTCGAATTGGGCTCGCGGACTTTGGAAATCGGCCCGGGCTACGGGGCGACGACGCGCGCTTTACTGGACAGGGCCGATTCGCTCACCGCCGTCGAGGTCGATGCCGCGATGGCCGATCGCCTGCAGCGCCGTTACGGCGACCGGGCCCGCATCATCCACGGCGACGGCACCGACACCGGCCTGCCCACCGATCACTTCACCTCGGTGGTGTGCTTCACGATGCTGCACCACGTTCCCAGCGCCGACTTGCAGGACCGGCTCTTCGCCGAGGCGTTCCGGGTGCTGCAGCCGGGCGGGGCATTCGCCGGCAGCGACGGCGTCCCGTCCCTGACCTTCCGGCTCCTTCACATCGCCGACACGTACAACCCAATCGAGCCGAAGCATCTGGGCGCGCGCCTGCGGAACGCGGGATTCGCCGATGTCCAGATCGACTCTTCCGGTGGGCGGCAACGGTGGCGCGCCATCAAACCGACCTGA